A single genomic interval of Vibrio maritimus harbors:
- a CDS encoding DUF3319 domain-containing protein produces the protein MALASYRGFTLKSIGSSNQVWKVTIKNRELQGTLAAVKKSVDWWCDTASIIDPSTLAASSERAPSKGAQENFHGFTIKNDTGENNAWYCMFNGKLIKGGKLAIQRHIEAYLVAKKKAEQAK, from the coding sequence ATGGCTCTAGCGAGTTATCGAGGGTTTACCCTTAAATCTATAGGCTCTTCCAATCAAGTTTGGAAGGTCACCATAAAAAACCGTGAACTGCAGGGCACGCTGGCAGCCGTTAAAAAGAGTGTAGATTGGTGGTGCGATACTGCTTCAATTATCGATCCTTCTACATTAGCAGCGAGTTCGGAAAGAGCGCCGTCGAAAGGTGCGCAAGAAAACTTCCATGGCTTCACTATTAAGAACGATACCGGTGAAAACAACGCGTGGTATTGCATGTTTAATGGTAAACTTATCAAAGGTGGTAAGCTTGCTATTCAGCGACATATCGAAGCTTACCTAGTCGCAAAGAAAAAAGCAGAACAAGCAAAGTAA
- a CDS encoding SPOR domain-containing protein → MKKVVIVSLAAMLAACASGDYTTEVKSESYREDYQPVEAKAAAPVAVATTTTVAAEKKPVTAAQKSEPKQQVAPQSTAAKAKSQPAPATAQQAESSKVVKIVPPSKKQAEQDYRFGYTIQVVAVGSQDKVTQFADKLPKGTQPVWQNYKVVNGTKWYTLLYGDFASKVKAKQAIQTLPKEFQDLKPFVRSIDKIKKSDYPTLSKLN, encoded by the coding sequence ATGAAGAAAGTAGTGATAGTGAGCTTGGCGGCTATGTTGGCAGCTTGCGCCTCTGGTGATTACACAACAGAAGTGAAGTCGGAAAGTTATCGTGAAGACTATCAACCAGTAGAAGCGAAAGCTGCAGCTCCCGTTGCTGTTGCGACTACAACGACAGTCGCTGCAGAGAAAAAACCGGTCACTGCCGCTCAAAAAAGCGAACCAAAACAACAAGTAGCACCGCAATCAACGGCAGCGAAGGCCAAATCACAGCCGGCTCCAGCTACGGCTCAACAAGCTGAAAGTAGTAAAGTCGTTAAGATTGTACCGCCATCGAAGAAGCAAGCAGAGCAAGACTACCGTTTTGGATATACCATTCAGGTGGTAGCCGTGGGTAGTCAAGACAAGGTCACACAATTTGCTGACAAACTACCTAAAGGTACTCAGCCAGTATGGCAAAACTATAAAGTGGTTAACGGTACAAAATGGTACACCTTGTTGTATGGAGACTTTGCGTCTAAGGTAAAAGCTAAGCAAGCTATCCAGACGCTACCAAAAGAGTTCCAAGACCTAAAACCGTTTGTTCGTAGTATCGATAAAATCAAGAAATCTGATTATCCAACGTTAAGCAAACTGAACTAA
- a CDS encoding tyrosine-type recombinase/integrase, with protein sequence MKKDIPRITESDKANRFKHLLSSGITPDEFNELTAHRYSRSTNLAMAKDWRVFNDFCLERSRPSLPATSLSVLEFIEHVSSKRKFSSIRRYAVTISVVHYILGYKDPTQAREVSLVMSKLKLSGESQVKQTIPFTSAHLAQIHTKLAGSDLKKDARDLAMYYLLYECALKRRELKAMKVEDILEDDERYAVTIDERCYPLSAEASASLRGWLVHVPYSYLFRAIDRHGNVGETQLDDSSIHRVLQRASQILGLDDSLGFSSQSGRVGAVQEKTREGMKIREIQEFGRWQSPAMPLQYSGKTSLSEQQKAIFKTKKNYD encoded by the coding sequence ATGAAAAAAGACATACCCCGGATTACAGAATCTGACAAAGCTAACAGATTTAAACACTTACTTAGTTCAGGAATAACCCCAGATGAGTTTAATGAACTGACTGCTCACCGATATTCACGTAGTACAAATCTGGCAATGGCAAAAGACTGGCGTGTCTTTAACGATTTCTGTTTAGAACGCTCGCGTCCCTCTTTACCTGCAACTTCGCTCTCTGTTCTAGAGTTCATCGAACACGTGAGTTCAAAGAGGAAATTTAGCAGTATTAGACGTTACGCGGTCACTATATCCGTTGTACATTACATTCTAGGTTATAAAGACCCTACTCAAGCACGTGAAGTAAGTCTTGTTATGAGTAAACTTAAGCTTTCAGGAGAATCACAGGTAAAGCAGACAATACCATTTACCTCCGCTCACTTAGCGCAAATTCATACTAAATTAGCCGGTAGTGACCTAAAAAAGGACGCGCGAGATCTCGCTATGTATTATTTGCTTTATGAGTGCGCATTGAAGCGCCGTGAGCTCAAAGCTATGAAAGTAGAGGATATTTTAGAAGATGATGAGCGTTACGCCGTAACTATAGACGAAAGATGTTATCCATTATCAGCCGAAGCAAGCGCAAGCTTAAGGGGTTGGCTGGTACATGTTCCCTACTCTTATTTGTTCCGTGCTATCGATCGACATGGCAACGTCGGAGAAACTCAACTTGATGATTCGTCTATCCATCGTGTCTTACAAAGAGCAAGTCAAATATTAGGTCTAGACGACTCGTTAGGTTTCTCTTCTCAATCAGGGCGTGTCGGAGCGGTTCAAGAAAAGACCCGTGAGGGAATGAAAATACGCGAGATACAGGAGTTTGGACGTTGGCAAAGTCCTGCAATGCCACTGCAGTACAGTGGCAAAACGTCGTTGTCAGAACAGCAAAAAGCGATTTTTAAAACTAAGAAAAACTACGATTAG
- a CDS encoding D-alanine--D-alanine ligase — protein MSKLNILLLCGGGSAEHEVSLVSANYLESQLKLNARFNVTRVEITTDGWKCSDGNLVVLDLNQKALVGEHLKLDIDYVVPCIHGFPGETGDIQSLFEMANIPYLGCGPEASSNSFNKITSKLWYDTLGIPNTPYLFLTDNDDEAHNASHEAFDKWGKVFVKAAKQGSSVGCYSVTEKAKLDESIDAAFGYSDQVVVEQSVKPRELEVAAYEFEGKLVITQPGEVTAPDGSFYSYDEKYSADSHSTTTVEATNLTQTQRDLIQDSARKVFTQMKLRHLSRIDFFLTDDDKIYLNEVNTFPGMTPISMFPKMVEHSGVPFSDFLSDCIESVFR, from the coding sequence ATGTCAAAACTCAATATTCTTCTTCTGTGTGGTGGCGGTTCTGCCGAACACGAGGTTTCTCTTGTATCTGCCAACTATCTAGAAAGTCAGCTTAAATTAAACGCTAGATTCAATGTGACTCGAGTTGAGATCACGACTGATGGCTGGAAATGCAGTGATGGGAACCTTGTGGTACTAGACCTAAACCAAAAAGCACTGGTTGGTGAGCATCTTAAACTGGACATAGATTATGTGGTGCCATGTATTCACGGTTTTCCTGGGGAAACGGGTGATATTCAATCGTTGTTTGAAATGGCGAACATTCCATATCTAGGATGTGGGCCAGAGGCGAGCAGTAATAGCTTCAACAAAATTACGTCCAAATTATGGTATGACACACTTGGGATTCCAAACACACCTTACCTTTTTCTGACGGATAACGACGATGAGGCTCATAACGCATCTCATGAAGCGTTTGATAAATGGGGCAAAGTCTTCGTTAAGGCTGCGAAACAGGGCTCATCAGTTGGGTGTTACAGCGTCACTGAGAAAGCAAAGCTTGATGAATCAATTGATGCAGCGTTTGGATATTCTGACCAAGTTGTTGTAGAGCAGTCGGTTAAACCGCGAGAGCTCGAAGTGGCTGCCTATGAGTTTGAGGGCAAGCTGGTTATTACGCAGCCAGGAGAAGTAACGGCTCCAGATGGTTCGTTCTATAGCTATGATGAGAAATACAGCGCCGATAGTCACTCCACGACGACGGTTGAGGCCACTAACTTGACGCAAACCCAGCGTGATTTAATTCAGGACTCCGCAAGAAAAGTGTTTACGCAAATGAAGTTACGACACTTATCACGTATCGACTTTTTCCTGACGGATGACGACAAAATCTATCTAAACGAAGTGAATACCTTTCCAGGAATGACGCCTATCTCAATGTTTCCGAAAATGGTTGAACATTCAGGTGTACCATTCTCCGACTTTTTAAGTGACTGTATCGAATCAGTTTTTCGCTAA